A genome region from Aurantiacibacter sp. MUD61 includes the following:
- a CDS encoding DUF262 domain-containing protein, which produces MSSVLKIDQHQTRTLKWWNSRREKIDFDPPYQRKGRLWSDQDKAYLIDSILNGFDIPKLYLADFQFGESDLNASRLPYAIIDGKQRLEAVFDFFDNQLVLAKDFVWRENPELNLAGLSLKDLYAKYPDVAEEFENANLTIMSVFTNDERLVNDLFVRLNRSKSLTGAEVRNAMVGPVTDVIRELTTHSIFKETIRFSTKRAGDHNAAAKVLLFEYEKGLTSTKKKDLDSFAAISDADKERLELAARRVIDTFDEMSEVFIPNDTLLGSAGVFPVYYWFVRSVTSLYQDEIRTFLLNFEEKRKENREKERKLGEGRGVSATYSRYDTLNRSTNDLGSHRGRLAILQREFAMSMEEQYDDFDQDEAFRFQIAERKMK; this is translated from the coding sequence ATGAGTAGCGTTCTCAAAATTGACCAACACCAAACGCGCACGCTCAAATGGTGGAATTCAAGGCGGGAAAAAATCGACTTCGATCCGCCATATCAGCGGAAGGGGCGACTTTGGTCCGACCAAGATAAAGCGTACCTCATCGACTCGATCTTGAATGGATTTGATATTCCAAAGCTTTATTTGGCCGATTTTCAATTTGGCGAGTCTGATTTGAACGCCAGCCGACTGCCTTACGCGATTATTGATGGAAAACAGCGTCTCGAGGCAGTCTTTGATTTTTTCGACAATCAACTTGTATTGGCGAAAGATTTTGTTTGGAGAGAGAACCCAGAATTAAATTTAGCCGGACTAAGCCTGAAGGATTTATACGCAAAATATCCTGACGTCGCAGAAGAGTTTGAGAACGCTAATCTCACGATTATGAGCGTCTTTACCAACGACGAAAGGTTGGTGAATGATCTGTTTGTTCGCTTGAATAGAAGTAAGTCCTTGACCGGTGCGGAAGTTCGGAATGCTATGGTCGGACCAGTCACCGACGTGATCAGAGAGCTTACTACCCATTCGATCTTCAAGGAGACGATCCGGTTCAGTACAAAACGTGCTGGAGACCACAACGCGGCGGCCAAAGTCCTGCTATTTGAATATGAGAAGGGTTTGACAAGCACGAAAAAGAAAGACTTAGACTCCTTCGCAGCAATTAGTGATGCCGACAAAGAACGATTAGAGTTAGCTGCCCGGCGAGTTATCGATACCTTCGACGAGATGTCGGAAGTGTTCATTCCAAACGATACATTGCTCGGTTCGGCGGGTGTGTTTCCAGTTTATTACTGGTTTGTCAGAAGTGTGACGTCTCTCTATCAAGACGAGATCCGAACATTTCTCCTAAATTTCGAAGAAAAACGGAAAGAAAATAGGGAGAAGGAACGCAAGCTGGGTGAAGGCAGAGGCGTCAGTGCTACCTATTCCCGATATGATACACTTAACAGAAGCACAAACGATCTAGGAAGCCATCGTGGCCGACTGGCAATTCTGCAGCGTGAATTTGCAATGTCAATGGAAGAACAATACGACGACTTCGATCAAGATGAAGCGTTTCGTTTTCAAATCGCAGAACGCAAGATGAAATGA
- a CDS encoding TIGR02466 family protein has product MATTAKAASGTKARDFTVKPLFAEPYFVTNIKDAITPKQVEYLKGITMIENQVNHISEELYLFDRPEMKSIKKAVDEALATYAREVMGIAHKLEVTQSWTLMNPPGVGMHGHTHSNSIVSGSLYYAPMPDPPGNMVFERHNHYRQLDLAVQAEKTNIYNAPRNAIVPKEGDLVLFSSAVHHYVEQNTSNRNRHSIAFNTFVRGTIGSFRDVSELTL; this is encoded by the coding sequence ATGGCCACCACAGCAAAAGCCGCCTCGGGCACGAAGGCGCGCGACTTCACCGTCAAACCGCTCTTCGCAGAGCCCTACTTCGTGACCAACATCAAGGATGCGATCACGCCGAAGCAGGTCGAGTACCTCAAGGGCATCACGATGATCGAGAACCAGGTGAACCACATCTCGGAAGAGCTGTACCTGTTCGACCGGCCCGAGATGAAGAGCATCAAGAAGGCGGTGGACGAGGCGCTTGCGACCTATGCCCGCGAAGTCATGGGGATCGCCCACAAGCTGGAAGTGACGCAGAGCTGGACGCTGATGAACCCGCCCGGTGTCGGGATGCACGGGCACACGCATTCGAACTCGATCGTGTCAGGCTCGCTCTATTACGCGCCGATGCCCGATCCGCCGGGCAACATGGTGTTCGAAAGGCACAACCACTATCGCCAGCTGGATCTCGCGGTGCAGGCGGAGAAGACCAACATCTACAACGCGCCGCGCAATGCTATCGTGCCGAAAGAGGGTGACCTGGTGCTCTTCAGCAGCGCGGTGCACCACTATGTCGAGCAGAACACCTCGAACCGGAACCGTCACTCGATCGCCTTCAACACCTTCGTGCGCGGGACGATCGGCAGCTTCCGTGATGTGAGTGAGTTGACGCTCTAA
- the uvrA gene encoding excinuclease ABC subunit UvrA: MALTKISVKGAREHNLKGVDIDLPRDALIVITGLSGSGKSSLAFDTIYAEGQRRYVESLSAYARQFLEMMQKPDVEHIDGLSPAISIEQKTTSRNPRSTVATVTEIYDYMRLLWARVGVPYSPATGLPIEAQTVSNMVDRVMALPEGTRLYLLAPVVRGRKGEYRKELAEWQKAGFTRVRIDGEMYAIEEAPALDKKFKHDIEVVVDRLAVKEGLETRLADSFETALKLAEGLAYVDLADGVVPGREDEAEGGGAMKGAGLPPNRIVFSEKFACPVSGFTIEEIEPRLFSFNAPQGACPTCDGIGEKQLFDEQLVVPNEDLTLKKGAVVPWAKSNPPSPYYMQVLGSLAKEFGFTLETAWKDLSREHQDIILYGTKGKRVPLTFKDGRKQYTVQKPFEGVIGNLNRRMAQTESAWMQEELAKFQTAQPCETCHGARLNEKARAVKIDSTDISQPTRYSVSDALEWFENLPEKLTDTQNQIARAILKEIVERLGFLNNVGLDYLNLDRTSGTLSGGESQRIRLASQIGSGLSGVLYVLDEPSIGLHQRDNDRLLETLKRLRDLGNTVIVVEHDEDAIRQADHIVDLGPGAGVRGGEVVAQGTLKQILKSRKSLTADYLTGRREIAVPAERRKGNGHKLTVHGARANNLNNVTASIPLGTFTCITGVSGSGKSSFTIDTLYASAARTLNNARVVAGAHDKVTGLEYCDKVIEIDQSPIGRTPRSNPATYTGAFTQIRDWFAGLPESQARGYKPGRFSFNVKGGRCEACTGDGLIKIEMHFLPDVYVTCEECGGKRYNRETLEVKFKGHSIADVLDMTIEDAEGFFKAVPPIRDKMHMLNEVGLGYVKVGQQATTLSGGEAQRVKLAKELSKRSTGQTLYILDEPTTGLHFEDVRKLLEVLHRLVDQGNSVVVIEHNLDVIKTADWILDLGPDGGVRGGEIVAEGTPEEVSKVTKSYTGQYLKPMLERARKAVD; encoded by the coding sequence ATGGCTCTTACCAAAATCTCCGTCAAAGGCGCCCGTGAGCATAACCTCAAGGGTGTCGATATCGACCTGCCGCGCGATGCGCTGATCGTCATCACCGGGCTTTCCGGCTCGGGCAAGTCGTCGCTCGCTTTCGATACGATCTATGCCGAGGGGCAGCGGCGTTATGTCGAGAGCCTGTCCGCCTATGCGCGGCAGTTCCTCGAGATGATGCAGAAGCCCGATGTCGAGCATATCGATGGACTGTCTCCCGCGATTTCCATCGAACAGAAGACGACGAGCCGCAATCCGCGCTCGACTGTGGCGACCGTCACCGAGATTTACGACTACATGCGCCTGTTGTGGGCGCGAGTGGGCGTGCCGTATTCGCCCGCCACCGGGCTGCCGATCGAGGCGCAGACGGTCTCCAACATGGTCGACCGGGTGATGGCTTTGCCCGAGGGCACGCGGCTGTATTTGCTCGCCCCGGTGGTGCGCGGTCGCAAGGGCGAATACCGCAAGGAGCTGGCCGAGTGGCAGAAGGCGGGCTTTACCCGGGTGCGCATCGATGGCGAGATGTACGCGATCGAAGAGGCCCCCGCGCTCGACAAGAAGTTCAAGCACGACATCGAAGTGGTCGTGGACCGCCTTGCGGTGAAGGAAGGCTTGGAAACGCGCCTTGCCGACAGCTTCGAGACTGCGCTCAAGCTCGCCGAGGGGCTGGCCTATGTCGACCTCGCCGATGGCGTGGTGCCGGGGCGCGAGGACGAGGCCGAGGGTGGCGGCGCGATGAAAGGCGCAGGCCTGCCGCCCAACCGCATCGTGTTCTCCGAGAAATTCGCCTGCCCCGTTTCCGGCTTCACCATCGAGGAGATCGAGCCGCGGCTGTTCTCCTTCAACGCGCCGCAGGGGGCCTGCCCGACGTGTGACGGCATCGGCGAAAAGCAGCTGTTCGACGAGCAGCTGGTGGTCCCGAACGAGGATCTCACGCTGAAGAAGGGCGCGGTTGTGCCGTGGGCCAAGTCCAACCCGCCGTCGCCCTATTACATGCAGGTGCTCGGCAGCCTTGCGAAGGAATTCGGCTTCACGCTGGAAACCGCATGGAAGGACCTCTCGCGCGAGCATCAGGACATCATCCTCTACGGCACCAAGGGCAAGCGCGTGCCGCTCACCTTCAAGGACGGGCGCAAGCAGTACACGGTGCAGAAGCCGTTCGAGGGCGTGATCGGCAATCTCAACCGCCGCATGGCGCAGACCGAGAGCGCGTGGATGCAGGAGGAGCTGGCCAAGTTTCAGACCGCGCAGCCGTGCGAGACGTGCCACGGCGCCCGCCTCAACGAGAAGGCACGGGCGGTGAAGATCGACAGCACCGACATCAGCCAGCCCACGCGCTATTCGGTGTCGGACGCGCTGGAATGGTTCGAGAACCTGCCCGAAAAACTCACCGACACGCAGAACCAGATCGCCCGCGCCATCCTCAAGGAAATCGTCGAGCGGCTGGGCTTCCTCAACAATGTCGGGCTCGATTACCTCAACCTCGATCGCACCAGCGGCACGCTGTCCGGGGGCGAGAGCCAGCGCATCCGCCTCGCCTCGCAGATCGGCAGCGGCCTTTCCGGCGTGCTCTACGTGCTGGACGAGCCCTCCATCGGCCTCCACCAGCGCGACAACGATCGCCTGCTCGAAACATTGAAGCGCCTGCGCGACCTCGGCAACACCGTCATCGTCGTCGAGCATGACGAGGACGCCATCCGCCAGGCGGACCATATCGTCGATCTCGGCCCCGGCGCGGGTGTGCGCGGCGGCGAAGTGGTGGCGCAGGGCACGCTCAAGCAGATCCTGAAAAGCCGCAAGAGCCTCACCGCCGATTACCTCACCGGGCGGCGCGAAATCGCGGTCCCGGCAGAGCGGCGCAAGGGCAATGGCCACAAGCTGACGGTTCATGGCGCGCGGGCGAACAACCTCAACAATGTCACCGCCAGCATTCCATTGGGCACCTTCACCTGCATCACCGGCGTTTCGGGCAGCGGCAAGTCCAGCTTCACCATCGACACGCTCTATGCCTCCGCCGCGCGCACGCTCAACAATGCCCGCGTGGTGGCGGGCGCGCACGACAAGGTCACCGGCCTCGAATATTGCGACAAGGTGATTGAGATCGACCAGTCGCCCATCGGCCGCACTCCGCGCTCCAACCCCGCGACCTATACCGGCGCCTTCACCCAGATCCGCGACTGGTTCGCCGGCCTGCCCGAAAGCCAGGCGCGCGGCTACAAGCCGGGCCGCTTCAGCTTCAACGTGAAGGGCGGCCGGTGCGAGGCATGCACGGGCGATGGCCTGATCAAGATCGAAATGCACTTCCTGCCCGATGTCTACGTGACGTGCGAGGAATGCGGCGGCAAACGCTACAACCGCGAAACGCTTGAAGTGAAGTTCAAAGGCCACTCGATTGCCGACGTGCTCGACATGACGATCGAGGACGCAGAGGGCTTCTTCAAGGCCGTGCCCCCCATCCGCGACAAGATGCACATGCTGAACGAAGTGGGGCTGGGCTATGTGAAAGTCGGCCAGCAGGCGACGACGCTATCGGGCGGAGAGGCGCAGCGCGTAAAACTCGCCAAGGAACTCAGCAAACGCAGCACCGGCCAGACGCTCTACATCCTCGACGAGCCCACCACCGGCCTGCATTTCGAAGATGTGCGCAAACTCCTCGAAGTACTCCACCGGCTGGTGGACCAGGGCAATTCGGTCGTGGTGATCGAGCACAATCTGGATGTGATCAAGACAGCGGACTGGATTCTGGACCTCGGCCCCGATGGCGGTGTGCGCGGCGGTGAGATTGTTGCCGAGGGCACCCCCGAAGAAGTGTCCAAGGTAACAAAGAGCTACACCGGCCAATATCTCAAACCGATGCTTGAGAGGGCGCGGAAGGCTGTGGATTAG
- a CDS encoding septal ring lytic transglycosylase RlpA family protein has product MTGGKLSRILPRSAIALTIFAMLGTSASGLAQERANMAAESAIEAPSAPSFVRNEEPALEAVFAPFDEPVEPELVDGAVDITTIVPAAPAATSLGDGVASYYGRRFHGRPTASGERFDMNAYTAAHRTLPFGSRVRVTNPRNGQSVIVRINDRGPFVGGRTIDLSRAAASEIGMISRGHARVELELLD; this is encoded by the coding sequence ATGACTGGAGGCAAACTCTCGCGCATCTTGCCGCGTTCAGCCATCGCGCTGACGATATTTGCGATGCTCGGCACCTCGGCTTCGGGCCTGGCGCAAGAGCGCGCCAATATGGCTGCCGAGAGCGCGATCGAGGCGCCTTCTGCCCCATCTTTCGTCCGCAACGAAGAACCTGCACTCGAAGCGGTCTTCGCGCCTTTCGACGAGCCGGTCGAACCCGAGCTCGTTGACGGCGCCGTCGACATCACGACAATTGTGCCCGCAGCACCGGCCGCCACCTCGCTCGGCGATGGGGTCGCCAGCTATTACGGACGCCGCTTTCACGGTCGTCCTACGGCGAGTGGAGAGCGCTTCGACATGAACGCCTACACCGCTGCGCATCGCACCTTGCCTTTCGGCAGCCGGGTGCGCGTTACCAATCCGCGCAATGGCCAGTCGGTCATCGTGCGCATCAATGATCGCGGGCCCTTTGTGGGCGGTCGCACGATCGACCTGTCCCGCGCCGCCGCGAGCGAGATCGGCATGATCAGCCGCGGCCATGCGCGCGTCGAACTCGAGCTGCTCGACTAA
- a CDS encoding UrcA family protein — MTKTFAFAALAAFSALTIAPGANAQDSHETAHSGPSATVVFADLNLQSDAGVDLLDSRIRAAAQRVCGRAEPNALFGGPVRQCMRETIASVQQTRNTVIAAARSEDGTRLAYTSFSVQRGS, encoded by the coding sequence ATGACCAAGACTTTTGCTTTTGCCGCCCTCGCCGCTTTCTCGGCTCTCACGATCGCACCGGGCGCCAATGCCCAGGATTCGCACGAAACGGCTCACAGTGGCCCCAGCGCGACAGTCGTGTTCGCCGATCTTAATTTGCAGAGCGATGCAGGCGTCGACCTGCTCGACAGCCGCATTCGTGCTGCAGCCCAGCGGGTTTGCGGCCGCGCAGAACCCAATGCCCTTTTCGGTGGACCGGTGCGCCAGTGCATGCGCGAAACCATCGCTTCGGTTCAGCAGACCCGCAACACCGTAATCGCTGCTGCTCGCAGCGAAGACGGAACGCGCCTCGCCTACACTTCTTTCAGCGTCCAGCGCGGCAGCTGA
- a CDS encoding winged helix-turn-helix domain-containing protein, translating into MNIEGTGSLSSPRIDLAHEQPFTLGPVLVEPALRKLTAGSDEETVEPKVMQVLVALGRDPGAILSRDDLIDCCWEGRIVGDASVNRVMSLLRSVLRELADEAVTIETLPKVGYRVLVTKATVEEERHGEASPAAIKARSLRSRPLALAGIVLAVLLVVALGWFWASRPNTAPLTVVMLPIEASEGIDPLYASGMEAEIRSQLGRSVNMEVRTGDSAGQLVEQGRSPQQIGEALNVDLVWQGEISNSANSVVLDVRLVAAADGEEVWQESLQSAPNSAQFLPTRAVRAMLEALGRAPNPEARQPTVSSEDYALYLTAMGLIRGRGTEQRLAAVDILEQVVARNPRFADGLAGLAKANFLYPTTDSAISVERRETALELAEEALALDPRSVDALKVSGMLLTDSEERLARLHRATEIDPGDAEGWFWLGIVQRQAIPFGGDFMETSRRMVAVDPLWPASWRASDGAVEFGDFALARDLEERIIAASATEPQRELARARLVRLDGDLSEFLRMVRDVTPDLSEAEQRWGYYAQLRFTRFLLGLPAEQARVVYPRDAFVEKLRQNELPTLAEFREAGLDGADFWGEGHIVSEATPMLLREGREAELLQFYDARFAGTEDFIQWAEGLGVPFQIIPQMSPYMALAMQRLGRDGEAREHIALARRYNERWRETGTTTVFSLLAQLELAAIENDEPSAIAIVRQLPDYGWPLQLSHMDNQALGLLVDDPLYDRVRELPEVRAVLDPIRAHIARERAEVLALGL; encoded by the coding sequence ATGAACATCGAAGGCACGGGCAGCTTGTCATCGCCGCGCATCGACCTTGCGCATGAGCAGCCCTTCACTCTCGGCCCGGTGCTGGTGGAGCCTGCATTGCGCAAACTGACGGCGGGCTCGGATGAGGAAACCGTCGAACCCAAGGTCATGCAGGTGCTGGTGGCGCTGGGGCGCGACCCGGGTGCCATACTCTCGCGCGACGATCTCATCGATTGCTGCTGGGAGGGGCGCATCGTTGGTGACGCTTCGGTAAACAGGGTGATGAGTCTGCTTCGTTCCGTCCTTCGCGAGCTGGCCGATGAGGCTGTGACCATCGAGACATTGCCGAAGGTTGGCTACCGCGTACTGGTGACCAAGGCCACTGTGGAAGAGGAGCGGCATGGAGAGGCCAGTCCAGCAGCTATTAAGGCCCGTTCGCTGCGATCGCGGCCTCTTGCGCTGGCCGGGATCGTGCTGGCCGTGTTGCTGGTGGTCGCGCTCGGCTGGTTCTGGGCTTCGCGGCCCAATACCGCGCCACTTACCGTGGTCATGCTTCCTATCGAAGCGAGCGAGGGCATAGACCCGCTCTATGCCAGCGGCATGGAGGCTGAAATCCGATCGCAACTCGGGCGCAGCGTGAACATGGAAGTGCGCACCGGCGATAGTGCGGGCCAGCTGGTGGAACAGGGGCGCAGTCCGCAGCAGATAGGTGAAGCGCTCAATGTGGATCTCGTCTGGCAAGGTGAGATCAGCAATTCGGCCAACAGCGTCGTGCTCGACGTAAGGCTGGTCGCTGCCGCCGATGGCGAGGAGGTTTGGCAGGAAAGCCTGCAATCCGCTCCCAATTCCGCGCAATTCCTGCCCACTCGGGCGGTTCGTGCAATGCTGGAGGCGTTGGGTCGCGCACCCAACCCGGAGGCCCGCCAGCCAACTGTCAGCAGCGAGGATTACGCGCTCTACCTGACTGCCATGGGCCTGATCCGCGGTCGCGGGACCGAGCAAAGGCTGGCGGCTGTCGATATTCTCGAGCAGGTTGTCGCCCGAAACCCGAGATTCGCCGATGGCCTGGCCGGGCTGGCGAAGGCCAATTTTCTTTACCCGACTACGGATAGCGCCATTTCGGTCGAGCGACGGGAAACTGCTTTGGAGCTCGCCGAAGAGGCGCTTGCCCTCGATCCGCGATCCGTCGACGCGCTGAAAGTCTCTGGAATGCTGCTGACCGATTCAGAGGAACGATTGGCGCGCCTGCATCGGGCAACGGAGATCGACCCCGGTGATGCCGAAGGCTGGTTTTGGCTAGGAATCGTTCAAAGGCAGGCCATTCCCTTCGGTGGTGATTTCATGGAAACGTCGCGACGCATGGTCGCGGTTGACCCTCTCTGGCCCGCAAGTTGGAGGGCATCGGATGGCGCAGTCGAATTCGGTGATTTTGCGCTTGCACGCGATCTTGAAGAGCGCATCATCGCTGCCTCGGCTACCGAGCCCCAGCGCGAGCTCGCCCGGGCTCGGCTGGTGCGACTTGACGGAGATCTGTCTGAATTCCTTCGCATGGTGCGCGATGTCACACCGGATTTAAGTGAGGCAGAACAGCGCTGGGGATACTACGCGCAGCTGCGCTTTACCCGTTTCCTACTCGGCCTCCCGGCAGAGCAGGCGCGCGTCGTATATCCGCGGGACGCCTTTGTGGAGAAACTGCGACAGAATGAGCTGCCGACGCTGGCAGAATTTCGCGAGGCAGGCTTGGACGGCGCGGATTTCTGGGGGGAAGGGCATATCGTCTCGGAAGCCACTCCCATGCTGCTGCGCGAGGGACGCGAGGCCGAATTGCTGCAATTCTACGACGCGAGGTTCGCCGGCACGGAGGATTTCATTCAATGGGCCGAAGGCCTTGGTGTGCCGTTCCAGATCATCCCCCAAATGTCTCCCTACATGGCGCTCGCCATGCAGCGGCTGGGGCGCGATGGGGAAGCGCGCGAGCACATTGCCCTCGCACGCCGATACAACGAGCGCTGGCGCGAGACGGGGACGACGACGGTTTTCTCGCTGCTTGCCCAATTGGAACTGGCGGCCATCGAGAATGACGAGCCATCTGCCATCGCAATCGTTCGCCAGCTGCCCGATTACGGTTGGCCGCTGCAACTGAGCCACATGGATAACCAGGCGCTCGGCCTGCTGGTTGACGATCCGCTGTATGACAGAGTGCGCGAACTGCCGGAGGTGCGCGCCGTGCTCGACCCGATCAGGGCACATATCGCGAGGGAGCGGGCCGAGGTGCTGGCCCTCGGTCTGTGA
- a CDS encoding CHRD domain-containing protein, which yields MLRYAPVALALAIAGTAAPAFAQDSEFVGIAMFGEYVPQGEGEEDALGDFDGEFDMAGGQICYYLDLDGVTGATGLAIHSGERGENGPMVARLRLPADPLEEECVAVEADVQRAILADREGHYMVVTAPMRDNGAIRGQLID from the coding sequence ATGCTTCGTTACGCGCCAGTCGCGCTTGCACTCGCCATCGCCGGAACCGCCGCGCCAGCCTTTGCGCAAGACAGTGAGTTCGTCGGTATCGCCATGTTCGGGGAGTATGTCCCGCAGGGGGAGGGTGAGGAGGACGCGCTCGGCGACTTCGACGGGGAGTTCGACATGGCTGGCGGGCAGATCTGCTACTACCTCGATCTCGACGGAGTGACGGGTGCCACGGGCCTCGCCATCCACAGCGGAGAGCGCGGGGAGAACGGCCCGATGGTGGCGCGGCTGCGCTTGCCCGCCGATCCGCTGGAGGAGGAATGCGTGGCGGTGGAAGCCGATGTGCAGCGCGCCATACTGGCAGACCGGGAGGGGCACTACATGGTCGTCACCGCACCCATGCGAGACAATGGCGCGATACGCGGGCAGCTGATCGACTGA
- a CDS encoding argininosuccinate synthase, giving the protein MSEMKRVVLAYSGGLDTSVIAKWLMKERGLEVVTFTADLGQGEEIEPARAKAQAMGIPDEHIYIEDLREEFVRDFVFPMMRANARYEGDYLLGTSIARPLISKRLVEIAHETGADAIAHGATGKGNDQVRFELSAYALDPDITVIAPWREWDLTSRTALIDWAEKHQIQVPKDKRGESPFSTDANLLHTSSEGKVLEDPWEETPDYVYSRTDHPEDAPDTPEYITIDFEKGDGVALNGEAMSPATLLTALNDLGRRHGIGRLDLVENRFVGMKSRGMYETPGGEIYARAHRGIEQITLDRGAAHLKDELMPKYAELIYNGFWFAPEREMLQAAIDLSQEKVNGTVRLKLYKGNAMVVGRKSPNSLYSEAHVTFEDDAGAYDQADAAGFIKLNALRLRLLAQRDHRRDR; this is encoded by the coding sequence ATGTCCGAGATGAAACGTGTTGTCCTCGCCTATTCGGGCGGCCTCGATACTAGCGTCATCGCCAAGTGGCTGATGAAGGAGCGCGGGCTCGAGGTGGTCACCTTCACCGCCGATCTTGGCCAGGGTGAGGAAATCGAACCTGCGCGCGCCAAGGCACAGGCGATGGGTATTCCGGACGAGCACATTTATATCGAGGACCTGCGCGAGGAATTCGTGCGCGATTTCGTTTTCCCGATGATGCGCGCCAATGCGCGATATGAAGGCGATTACCTGCTCGGCACCAGCATCGCTCGCCCGCTGATTTCCAAGCGCCTTGTCGAGATTGCGCATGAAACCGGTGCCGATGCCATCGCCCATGGCGCGACCGGCAAAGGCAATGATCAGGTACGTTTTGAACTCTCCGCCTATGCGCTCGATCCAGACATTACCGTCATCGCCCCGTGGCGCGAATGGGACCTCACCAGCCGGACCGCCCTGATCGACTGGGCCGAAAAGCACCAGATTCAGGTGCCCAAGGACAAGCGCGGCGAGAGCCCGTTCTCCACCGATGCGAACCTCCTCCACACCTCTTCCGAAGGCAAAGTGCTGGAAGACCCGTGGGAAGAGACGCCCGACTATGTCTATTCGCGCACCGACCACCCGGAAGATGCGCCCGATACGCCCGAATACATCACGATCGACTTTGAAAAGGGCGATGGCGTGGCGCTGAATGGCGAAGCGATGAGCCCCGCGACCCTGCTGACCGCACTCAACGATCTGGGCCGCAGGCACGGCATAGGCCGCCTCGATCTGGTCGAAAACCGCTTCGTCGGCATGAAGAGCCGCGGCATGTATGAAACGCCGGGCGGCGAAATCTACGCCCGCGCCCATCGCGGTATAGAACAGATCACACTCGATCGCGGCGCTGCTCACCTGAAGGATGAGCTGATGCCGAAATATGCGGAGCTCATATACAACGGCTTCTGGTTCGCGCCGGAGCGCGAGATGCTGCAGGCGGCTATCGACCTGAGCCAAGAGAAGGTGAACGGCACCGTCCGGCTGAAGCTGTACAAGGGCAATGCGATGGTGGTGGGGCGCAAGTCACCCAACTCGCTCTATTCGGAAGCGCATGTCACGTTTGAGGACGATGCCGGCGCATACGATCAGGCCGATGCAGCGGGCTTCATCAAGCTGAACGCCCTGCGTTTGCGGCTGCTCGCCCAAAGAGACCATAGGCGCGATCGCTGA
- a CDS encoding FRG domain-containing protein, with product MPKIQADEPESLSELLTSVEAYQAEREVVWYRGVNNVAHDLTPSIIRLTKKPTEKEVVELESAIFSAFSQRSPPFVEKDFPTSWRTLFFMQHYGIPTRLLDWSESPFVALYFALSNVERTNAGVPKKDVAVWMCDPIGWNRGALSHISYQGGILDEQCEEVKSYEPSVKHDHRWTMPVMLHGTHNSARIVAQRGVFALFGKGLKSMEDVSKSDAFADDVLRKAIIRKDRVDAFLNSLFQKGITESVIYPDLQGLALEIRRKFGYL from the coding sequence TTGCCAAAAATTCAAGCCGATGAACCGGAGAGCCTCAGTGAGCTTTTGACTTCTGTCGAAGCCTATCAAGCTGAGCGTGAAGTCGTGTGGTATCGCGGCGTAAACAATGTCGCTCATGACCTTACCCCATCGATTATCCGGCTCACTAAGAAGCCCACCGAAAAAGAAGTTGTCGAACTAGAAAGTGCTATTTTCTCGGCATTTTCGCAGCGATCCCCTCCGTTTGTCGAAAAAGACTTCCCGACGTCTTGGCGAACGCTGTTCTTTATGCAGCATTATGGCATTCCTACGAGACTTTTGGATTGGTCAGAGAGTCCCTTCGTCGCGTTATATTTTGCGCTTTCAAATGTTGAGCGCACAAATGCTGGTGTCCCAAAGAAAGATGTGGCGGTTTGGATGTGCGATCCGATCGGTTGGAATCGGGGTGCGCTGAGCCACATCAGTTATCAAGGTGGTATTCTTGATGAACAGTGCGAAGAGGTAAAGAGCTACGAACCGAGCGTGAAACACGATCACCGTTGGACGATGCCGGTAATGCTTCACGGTACCCACAATTCTGCGAGAATCGTAGCGCAGAGAGGCGTCTTTGCGCTATTTGGCAAGGGTTTGAAGTCGATGGAGGATGTCAGCAAAAGCGACGCATTTGCCGATGATGTCCTTCGCAAAGCGATCATTAGAAAGGATCGGGTCGATGCCTTTCTGAATTCACTTTTTCAGAAAGGAATCACCGAAAGCGTGATATACCCTGATCTTCAAGGCCTAGCATTAGAGATAAGGCGAAAGTTCGGATATCTATGA